In Streptomyces seoulensis, the following are encoded in one genomic region:
- a CDS encoding membrane protein produces MKSPALRHVLTHLITPLLMCIGMGLAYMGAFVTPEPHHMPVAVVGAGPEAKVFAQTVKDTAGDKLDVRTVSTRADAVALVEHRDVTGAYVPSAHKPELIVASAASDMGATAVEKVFTPVAAQQGTPLKVTDIAEPVSDDPTGQGLFFLLIAVSIGSYASVAAIGAAGAALAVRVRALIAVGTAAVVGGIGALLAGPVFHLAHHDLGTLWAMAWLYSAGILLIGVGLHTFLKRWTTLAMMVLFVMLNFTSSGGLFRPELQNGFFGTLHAFWNGAGFVEGIRSLLYFGDDGIARNVWTLAVWLVVGIAVTGIAALWERPGRRAVEEAPAARETPAAEAEREVEREAEEETEESVAV; encoded by the coding sequence ATGAAGTCACCGGCACTGCGTCATGTGCTCACGCACCTGATCACCCCCCTGCTGATGTGCATAGGTATGGGGCTCGCCTATATGGGTGCCTTCGTCACCCCGGAGCCCCACCACATGCCGGTGGCCGTGGTCGGCGCCGGACCCGAGGCCAAGGTCTTCGCGCAGACGGTGAAGGACACCGCGGGGGACAAGCTCGACGTCCGTACCGTCTCCACCCGGGCCGACGCTGTCGCGCTGGTCGAGCACCGGGATGTCACCGGCGCCTATGTGCCCAGCGCACATAAGCCCGAGTTGATCGTGGCGAGCGCCGCGTCCGACATGGGTGCCACCGCCGTGGAGAAGGTCTTCACGCCGGTCGCCGCCCAGCAGGGCACCCCGCTGAAGGTCACCGACATCGCCGAGCCGGTGTCCGACGACCCCACCGGACAGGGACTGTTCTTCCTGCTGATCGCCGTCAGCATCGGCTCCTACGCATCCGTCGCCGCCATCGGCGCGGCCGGTGCCGCGCTCGCCGTGCGGGTACGGGCACTGATCGCGGTCGGCACGGCCGCCGTGGTCGGCGGCATCGGCGCCCTCCTCGCCGGGCCGGTGTTCCACCTCGCCCACCACGACCTGGGCACCCTGTGGGCGATGGCGTGGCTCTACTCGGCGGGCATCCTGCTCATCGGCGTCGGCCTGCACACCTTCCTCAAGCGCTGGACCACGCTGGCCATGATGGTGCTGTTCGTGATGCTGAACTTCACCAGCTCCGGCGGGTTGTTCCGGCCCGAGCTGCAGAACGGCTTCTTCGGCACCCTGCACGCCTTCTGGAACGGCGCCGGGTTCGTCGAGGGCATCCGCTCGCTGCTCTACTTCGGCGACGACGGCATCGCCCGCAACGTCTGGACGCTGGCCGTCTGGCTGGTCGTCGGCATCGCCGTCACCGGGATCGCCGCCCTCTGGGAGCGCCCCGGCCGCCGCGCCGTCGAAGAGGCACCGGCCGCTCGGGAAACCCCCGCCGCCGAGGCCGAACGGGAGGTCGAGCGCGAGGCCGAGGAGGAGACCGAGGAGAGCGTGGCAGTCTGA
- a CDS encoding fibronectin type III domain-containing protein, translating to MRRVPLRPGHWMPLCAALLLASCGTAGGASDEGPAPGAPARVTAEAGSATSVHVMWNAAGSGVHAYEVYRGPTKVTEVPAAQHMVDVPRLRPSTMYAFTVRARSAGGRLGPPSREVRARTPAYVAADHVAPSRPGRVTGKVVDGRAVQLSWAAAHDDRGVRSYAIQQGGVGIHVVGGAQTATVVTGLRPGTRYAFTVRAQDAAGNLSPASTPVRLTTPGAGDHRGTMPTGFDVVSRRTAGSYYLDLSWDPPDVDGVITEYQIRLDGDTDSSLVWGGTPPTGRARHSLYAGQKAGETHRVRLRARLPDGTWGGFSAERTVTTGR from the coding sequence GTGCGACGAGTTCCCCTCCGCCCCGGCCACTGGATGCCCCTCTGCGCGGCTCTCCTGCTGGCCTCCTGCGGTACGGCCGGCGGCGCGTCCGACGAGGGTCCGGCCCCCGGCGCCCCGGCCCGCGTCACCGCCGAGGCGGGGAGCGCAACCAGCGTCCATGTGATGTGGAACGCGGCCGGTTCCGGCGTCCATGCCTACGAGGTATATCGCGGCCCCACAAAAGTCACCGAAGTACCGGCCGCGCAGCACATGGTGGATGTCCCCAGGCTCAGGCCGTCCACCATGTACGCCTTCACCGTGCGGGCCCGGAGTGCGGGCGGCCGCCTCGGGCCGCCGAGCCGGGAGGTACGGGCCCGGACGCCCGCCTATGTGGCCGCGGACCATGTGGCGCCGAGCCGTCCCGGGCGCGTCACCGGCAAGGTGGTCGACGGGCGCGCGGTCCAGCTGTCCTGGGCGGCCGCGCACGACGACCGGGGCGTGCGGTCGTACGCGATCCAGCAGGGCGGGGTGGGAATCCACGTCGTGGGCGGGGCCCAGACCGCGACCGTGGTCACCGGACTGCGCCCCGGCACCCGCTACGCCTTCACCGTCCGGGCCCAGGACGCGGCGGGCAACCTCTCCCCCGCGAGCACCCCGGTCCGGCTGACCACACCGGGCGCCGGCGACCACCGGGGCACCATGCCGACCGGGTTCGATGTGGTCTCGCGCCGCACAGCGGGGTCGTACTACCTGGATCTGTCCTGGGACCCGCCGGACGTGGACGGGGTGATCACCGAGTACCAGATCCGGCTGGACGGGGACACGGACAGTTCCCTGGTGTGGGGCGGCACCCCGCCGACCGGACGGGCACGCCACAGCCTCTATGCCGGGCAGAAGGCCGGCGAGACGCACCGGGTGCGGCTGCGGGCCCGGCTGCCGGACGGCACCTGGGGCGGCTTCTCGGCGGAACGGACCGTCACCACGGGCCGCTGA
- a CDS encoding glycoside hydrolase family 75 protein has translation MRFPSLVPVLAGAALLAPTSPPAAATTHGVPPGAPVAAAELRARTRDCAQVSHGRYREDANGPAKVRVCGTRDAVFWKADLDIDCDGRPGTRCNRRTDPYFSPATAFPQSDGRPLDAERLPYIVIPPASALWDHRAHGVRGGSVAAVLYRDRVRYAVVGDTGPRDIIGEASYATARALGIDPDPRAGGVPSGVTYIVFRDTRTRPIEDHDETVAQGEQLARQFVGRTG, from the coding sequence GTGCGTTTTCCGTCGTTGGTGCCGGTCCTGGCCGGTGCCGCCCTGCTCGCCCCGACGTCGCCACCCGCCGCTGCCACGACGCACGGCGTCCCACCCGGGGCGCCGGTGGCCGCCGCCGAACTCCGGGCCAGGACACGGGACTGCGCACAGGTCTCGCACGGCCGCTACCGCGAGGACGCGAACGGCCCGGCCAAGGTCCGGGTGTGCGGCACCCGGGACGCGGTGTTCTGGAAGGCGGACCTGGACATCGACTGCGACGGCCGGCCCGGCACCCGCTGCAACCGCCGCACCGACCCGTACTTCTCCCCGGCCACCGCCTTCCCCCAGTCGGACGGCCGCCCCCTCGACGCCGAACGGCTGCCGTACATCGTGATCCCGCCCGCGAGCGCGCTCTGGGACCACCGCGCCCACGGCGTCCGGGGCGGCTCCGTGGCCGCCGTGCTCTACCGCGACCGGGTACGGTACGCCGTCGTCGGCGACACCGGCCCCCGTGACATCATCGGCGAGGCGTCCTACGCCACCGCCCGCGCCCTGGGCATCGACCCCGACCCGCGCGCCGGGGGAGTCCCGTCCGGGGTCACGTACATCGTCTTCCGTGACACGCGGACCCGGCCGATCGAGGACCACGACGAGACGGTGGCCCAAGGGGAGCAACTGGCACGGCAGTTCGTCGGACGCACCGGCTGA
- a CDS encoding NADPH-dependent 2,4-dienoyl-CoA reductase, translating to MSRYPHLLSPLDLGFTTLPNRVLMGSMHVGLEEAEHGFERMAAFYAARARGGVGLIVTGGIAPNEEGRPWSGGAKLTTEAEAEEHRVVTDAVHQEGGRIALQILHFGRYAYHADLVAPSPLQAPISPHVPRELTDADVERTIEDYARTARLAQQAGYDGVEIMGSEGYLVNEFIAAGTNHRTDRWGGSYENRMRFPVEIVRRVREAVGEDFIIIYRLSMLDLVPGGSTLPEVVTLAKAVEAAGATLINTGIGWHEARIPTIATSVPRGAYTWVTKKLMGEVSVPLVTTNRINTPEIAEELLADGRADMVSVARPMLADPDFVAKAAEGRPEAINTCIGCNQACLDHTFSGKITSCLVNPRACHETELVLTPTRLKKRVAVVGAGPAGLACAVSAAERGHHVTLFDAASEIGGQLNVARKVPGKQEFDETLRYFRHQLDTHGVDVRLGTWITPGDLDAYDEVVVATGVTPRTPDIPGIDHPRVVGYLDVLRDNAPVGDRVAVLGAGGIGFDVAEFLTDAGDKAHEDPETYFRAWGVDMDYAAPGGLTAPSRPASPRTVHLLQRKATKVGAGLGKTTGWIHRTELKHRGVTMVPGVRYDRIDDAGLHITVGEESHVLEVDTVVLCTGQEPRRDLYEQLIAAGVSAHLIGGADVAAELDAKRAIKQGTELAAAL from the coding sequence ATGAGCCGATACCCGCACCTGTTGTCCCCGCTCGACCTGGGATTCACCACCCTGCCCAACCGCGTCCTCATGGGCTCCATGCACGTGGGCCTGGAGGAGGCCGAGCACGGCTTCGAGCGGATGGCGGCCTTCTACGCGGCCCGCGCACGCGGCGGAGTCGGCCTCATCGTCACCGGCGGCATAGCCCCCAACGAGGAGGGGCGCCCCTGGTCGGGCGGCGCCAAGCTCACGACCGAGGCGGAGGCGGAGGAGCACCGCGTCGTCACCGACGCCGTCCACCAGGAGGGCGGTCGCATCGCCCTGCAGATCCTGCACTTCGGCCGCTACGCCTACCACGCCGACCTCGTCGCCCCGAGCCCGCTCCAGGCCCCGATCAGCCCCCACGTCCCCCGTGAGCTGACCGACGCCGACGTCGAGCGGACCATCGAGGACTACGCCCGTACCGCCCGCCTGGCGCAGCAGGCCGGGTACGACGGCGTGGAGATCATGGGCTCCGAGGGCTACCTCGTCAACGAGTTCATCGCCGCGGGCACCAACCACCGCACCGACCGCTGGGGCGGCTCGTACGAGAACCGGATGCGGTTCCCGGTCGAGATCGTGCGCCGGGTCCGCGAGGCCGTCGGCGAGGACTTCATCATCATCTACCGCCTGTCGATGCTGGACCTCGTCCCCGGCGGCTCCACCCTGCCCGAGGTCGTCACCCTCGCCAAGGCGGTCGAGGCAGCCGGCGCCACCCTCATCAACACCGGTATCGGCTGGCACGAGGCGCGCATCCCCACCATCGCCACCTCCGTGCCGCGCGGCGCCTACACCTGGGTCACCAAGAAGCTCATGGGCGAGGTGTCCGTACCCCTGGTCACCACCAACCGCATCAACACCCCGGAAATCGCCGAGGAGTTGCTCGCGGACGGCCGCGCCGACATGGTGTCCGTGGCCCGGCCGATGCTCGCCGACCCGGACTTCGTCGCCAAGGCCGCCGAGGGCCGTCCCGAGGCCATCAACACCTGCATCGGCTGCAACCAGGCGTGCCTGGACCACACGTTCAGCGGCAAGATCACCTCCTGCCTGGTCAACCCCCGCGCCTGCCACGAGACCGAGCTGGTGCTCACCCCGACCCGGCTGAAGAAGCGCGTCGCCGTCGTCGGCGCCGGACCCGCGGGCCTCGCCTGCGCGGTCTCCGCCGCCGAACGCGGCCACCACGTCACCCTGTTCGACGCCGCGAGCGAGATCGGCGGCCAGCTCAACGTGGCCCGCAAGGTCCCCGGCAAGCAGGAGTTCGACGAGACCCTGCGCTACTTCCGCCACCAGCTCGACACCCACGGCGTCGACGTACGCCTCGGCACCTGGATCACCCCCGGCGACCTCGACGCGTACGACGAGGTCGTGGTCGCCACCGGGGTCACCCCGCGCACCCCCGACATCCCGGGCATCGACCACCCGCGCGTCGTCGGCTACCTCGACGTGCTGCGCGACAACGCCCCCGTCGGCGACCGGGTCGCGGTGCTCGGCGCGGGCGGCATCGGCTTCGACGTGGCCGAGTTCCTCACCGACGCCGGCGACAAGGCGCACGAGGACCCCGAGACGTACTTCCGCGCCTGGGGCGTCGACATGGACTACGCGGCCCCCGGCGGCCTCACCGCGCCGAGCCGCCCCGCGTCCCCGCGCACCGTCCACCTCCTCCAGCGCAAGGCCACCAAGGTGGGCGCCGGACTCGGCAAGACCACGGGCTGGATCCACCGCACCGAGCTGAAGCACCGGGGCGTCACCATGGTCCCCGGCGTCCGCTACGACCGCATCGACGACGCCGGACTGCACATCACGGTCGGCGAGGAGAGCCACGTCCTGGAGGTCGACACCGTCGTCCTGTGCACCGGCCAGGAGCCGCGCCGCGACCTGTACGAGCAGCTGATCGCGGCCGGAGTCAGCGCCCATCTGATCGGCGGCGCCGACGTGGCGGCCGAACTCGACGCCAAGCGGGCCATCAAGCAGGGCACCGAACTGGCGGCGGCGCTGTAG
- a CDS encoding SpoIIE family protein phosphatase has product MSAAETQAAGNGEPERGPVRPGGLLDMLNVASVVLDGRGRIVLWSPQAEELFGYTADEALGRYAARLMVHERHIGLVGELFEDVMRTGQSWAGGFPIRRKDGTTRLVEFRNMRLLDERGDVYALGLAADQSTVRRLEHDVALSERMVHQSPMGLAVLDTGLRFVSVNPSMERLSGVPAERHEGRTPREVLPLLDADVVEAALRDVLTTGDPVIDRTVVGRTPADPDTEHTWSLSLYRLDDSLGNVLGVALALTDITEQHRAAVEAENARRRLALIADASARIGTTLELERTACELAEVAVPALADVAAVDLLDAVVEGRRSTLGPAEPAVIRALAVRPDDGGDATRAADRPGGIAWYGPDRLVTECVRTGEAVLVPRVKDDDLPRIARSPEAAVMLSRAGLHSYLAVPLIARGEVLGALDLKRTRNPEPFDEDDVLLARELAARAAVQIDNARWYQNARSTALTLQRSLLPSHPPVTAGLEVASHYQPAGSTSEVGGDWFDVIPLDGDKTALVVGDVMGSGISAAATMGLLRTATTTLASLDLDPSRLLEQLDKATAATEHSIATCVYAVHDPRQRRCLIANAGHLPPVRIRPGRAPELLDLPTGVPLGVGGVGFATVTVDFEPGDELVLYTDGLVETRSHSLDERLERLLSLLDGAPERPLEEVCEELLETLYEPDNHDDVAVLIARARDLA; this is encoded by the coding sequence ATGAGTGCAGCCGAGACTCAGGCGGCCGGGAACGGCGAGCCCGAGCGCGGCCCGGTGCGGCCCGGCGGCCTGCTCGACATGCTGAACGTGGCCTCCGTGGTGCTGGACGGCCGGGGCCGCATCGTGCTGTGGAGCCCGCAGGCCGAGGAACTGTTCGGCTACACCGCCGACGAGGCGCTCGGCCGGTACGCGGCCCGGCTGATGGTGCACGAACGGCACATCGGGCTGGTCGGTGAGCTGTTCGAGGACGTGATGCGCACCGGGCAGAGCTGGGCGGGCGGCTTCCCCATCCGCCGCAAGGACGGCACCACCCGGCTGGTGGAGTTCCGCAACATGCGTCTGCTCGACGAGCGGGGCGACGTCTACGCGCTGGGCCTGGCCGCCGACCAGTCGACGGTACGGCGGCTGGAGCACGACGTGGCGCTGTCCGAGCGGATGGTGCACCAGTCCCCCATGGGGCTCGCGGTCCTGGACACCGGGCTGCGGTTCGTCTCGGTGAACCCCTCGATGGAGCGGCTCAGCGGGGTCCCGGCCGAGCGGCACGAGGGGCGTACGCCGCGTGAGGTGCTGCCGCTGCTGGACGCCGACGTGGTGGAGGCGGCGCTGCGGGACGTGCTGACCACCGGGGACCCGGTGATCGACCGGACCGTGGTGGGCCGTACCCCGGCCGACCCGGACACCGAGCACACGTGGTCGCTGTCGCTGTACCGCCTGGACGACTCGCTGGGCAATGTGCTCGGCGTCGCGCTGGCACTGACCGACATCACCGAGCAGCACCGGGCGGCGGTGGAGGCGGAGAACGCGCGGCGCCGGCTCGCCCTGATCGCCGACGCCTCCGCCCGGATCGGTACGACGCTGGAGCTGGAGCGCACCGCGTGCGAGCTGGCCGAGGTCGCCGTACCGGCGCTGGCCGACGTGGCCGCCGTCGACCTGCTGGACGCGGTGGTCGAGGGCAGGCGCAGCACGCTGGGGCCGGCCGAGCCCGCCGTGATCCGCGCGCTGGCGGTCCGCCCGGACGACGGCGGCGACGCCACCCGGGCGGCCGACCGGCCCGGCGGGATCGCCTGGTACGGCCCGGACCGGCTGGTCACCGAGTGCGTGCGCACCGGCGAGGCGGTGCTGGTGCCGCGGGTGAAGGACGACGACCTGCCGCGCATCGCCCGCTCCCCCGAGGCCGCCGTCATGCTGAGCAGGGCGGGGCTGCACTCCTACCTGGCGGTGCCGCTGATCGCGCGCGGCGAGGTGCTGGGCGCGCTGGACCTGAAGCGGACCCGCAACCCGGAGCCGTTCGACGAGGACGACGTGCTGCTGGCGCGGGAGCTGGCGGCGCGGGCGGCGGTGCAGATCGACAACGCCCGCTGGTACCAGAACGCCCGCAGCACCGCGCTGACCCTCCAGCGCAGCCTTCTGCCGAGTCATCCGCCGGTGACGGCGGGCCTGGAGGTGGCGTCCCACTACCAGCCGGCCGGCTCCACCAGCGAGGTCGGCGGCGACTGGTTCGACGTCATACCGCTGGACGGCGACAAGACGGCGCTGGTGGTCGGCGATGTGATGGGCAGCGGCATCAGCGCGGCCGCCACCATGGGGCTGCTGCGCACCGCCACCACCACGCTCGCCTCCCTCGACCTCGATCCGTCACGGCTGCTGGAGCAGCTCGACAAGGCCACGGCGGCCACCGAGCACTCCATCGCCACCTGTGTGTACGCCGTGCACGACCCCCGGCAGCGGCGGTGCCTGATCGCCAACGCCGGGCATCTGCCGCCGGTGCGGATACGGCCGGGCCGGGCGCCGGAGCTGCTCGACCTGCCCACGGGGGTGCCGCTGGGGGTGGGCGGGGTGGGGTTCGCCACCGTGACCGTCGACTTCGAGCCCGGTGACGAGCTGGTGCTGTACACCGACGGTCTGGTGGAGACCCGCAGTCACTCACTGGACGAACGGTTGGAGCGGCTGCTGTCCCTGCTGGACGGCGCCCCGGAACGCCCGCTGGAGGAGGTCTGCGAGGAGCTCCTGGAGACCCTGTACGAGCCCGACAACCACGACGACGTCGCGGTGCTCATCGCGCGGGCCCGCGACCTGGCGTAG
- a CDS encoding PTS-dependent dihydroxyacetone kinase phosphotransferase subunit DhaM: protein MSDERYVGIVLVSHSAEVAESVAGLAKALAGGATTVPVAAAGGTEGGDFGTSAELISAAAAAVDQGAGVAVLTDLGSAVLTVKALLAEGDELPADTRLVDAPFVEGAVAAVVTAATGADLDAVVAAAGEAYAYRKA from the coding sequence ATGAGTGACGAGCGGTATGTCGGGATCGTGCTGGTGTCGCACAGCGCCGAGGTCGCCGAGTCGGTGGCCGGGCTGGCGAAGGCCCTCGCGGGCGGTGCCACGACAGTGCCGGTCGCGGCGGCGGGCGGTACGGAGGGCGGCGACTTCGGCACCAGCGCGGAGCTGATATCCGCGGCGGCCGCCGCCGTGGACCAGGGGGCGGGGGTCGCGGTCCTCACCGACCTGGGGAGCGCGGTGCTCACGGTGAAGGCGCTGCTCGCCGAGGGCGACGAACTCCCGGCGGACACCCGCCTGGTGGACGCCCCCTTCGTGGAGGGCGCGGTGGCCGCCGTGGTGACGGCCGCGACGGGCGCCGACCTCGACGCGGTGGTGGCCGCCGCGGGCGAGGCGTACGCCTACCGCAAGGCGTGA
- a CDS encoding PadR family transcriptional regulator has product MSLPHAILTALLEKPSSGLELTRRFDKSIAYFWPSTHQQIYRELGKLEAEGFIRALPSAQPARGQKKSYEVLPAGRAELARWTAASQDPKPLRDAMLLRMRAAAVVGTAGLAADMRRHLELHENQLAVYREIEKRDFPPGRDTPQDRLRHLVLRAGIDLETFWAQWLAEALKELPDFEPDGPEG; this is encoded by the coding sequence ATGTCACTCCCGCACGCCATCCTCACCGCCCTGCTGGAGAAGCCGTCCTCGGGTCTGGAGCTGACCCGGCGGTTCGACAAGTCGATCGCCTACTTCTGGCCGTCGACCCACCAGCAGATCTACCGCGAGCTGGGGAAACTGGAGGCGGAGGGGTTCATCCGCGCGCTGCCGTCCGCGCAGCCGGCCCGTGGGCAGAAGAAGAGTTACGAGGTGCTGCCCGCGGGCCGCGCGGAGCTGGCCCGCTGGACCGCCGCGTCCCAGGACCCCAAGCCGCTGCGGGACGCGATGCTGCTCCGGATGCGGGCGGCGGCGGTGGTCGGCACGGCGGGCCTGGCGGCCGACATGCGACGCCATCTGGAGCTGCATGAAAACCAGTTGGCCGTCTACCGGGAGATCGAGAAGCGCGACTTCCCGCCCGGCCGTGACACCCCGCAGGACCGGCTCCGGCATCTGGTCCTGCGGGCCGGGATCGACCTGGAGACCTTCTGGGCCCAGTGGCTCGCCGAGGCGCTGAAGGAACTCCCGGACTTCGAGCCGGACGGCCCCGAGGGGTGA
- the dhaK gene encoding dihydroxyacetone kinase subunit DhaK, with the protein MKMLINVPETVVADALRGMAAAYPDLNVDVENRVIVRRDAPVAGQVGLVSGGGSGHEPLHGGFVGPGMLAAACPGEVFTSPVPDQMARAAAAVDSGAGVLFIVKNYTGDVLNFDMAAELAEDEGIQVGKVLVNDDVAVTDSLFTAGRRGTGATLFVEKIAGAAAAEGQPLERVEAIGRQVNDSSRSFGVALSAVTTPAKGSPTFDLPPGELELGIGIHGEPGRERRPMMTSGEIADFAVNAILDDMTPRGPVLVLVNGMGATPLLELFGFNAEVQRVLAERGVAVARTLVGNYVTSLDMAGASVTLCQVDEELLRLWDAPVRTPALRWGM; encoded by the coding sequence ATGAAGATGCTGATAAACGTCCCCGAGACCGTGGTGGCCGATGCGCTGCGGGGGATGGCGGCCGCGTATCCGGATCTGAACGTGGATGTGGAGAACCGCGTGATCGTCCGGCGGGACGCGCCCGTGGCCGGGCAGGTGGGGCTCGTGTCGGGCGGCGGGTCGGGGCACGAGCCGCTGCACGGGGGGTTCGTCGGGCCCGGGATGCTGGCGGCGGCCTGTCCCGGTGAGGTGTTCACCTCGCCGGTGCCGGACCAGATGGCGCGGGCCGCGGCAGCCGTGGACAGCGGGGCCGGGGTGCTGTTCATCGTGAAGAACTACACCGGCGACGTGCTCAACTTCGACATGGCCGCCGAGCTGGCCGAGGACGAGGGCATCCAGGTCGGCAAGGTCCTGGTCAACGACGACGTGGCCGTGACCGACAGCCTCTTCACGGCCGGCCGGCGCGGCACCGGGGCGACCCTGTTCGTGGAGAAGATCGCGGGCGCGGCGGCCGCCGAGGGGCAGCCGCTGGAGCGGGTGGAGGCCATCGGCCGCCAGGTCAACGACAGCTCGCGCAGCTTCGGTGTGGCCCTGAGCGCCGTCACCACCCCGGCCAAGGGCTCCCCCACCTTCGATCTGCCGCCCGGCGAGCTGGAGTTGGGCATCGGCATCCACGGTGAGCCGGGCCGCGAGCGGCGCCCGATGATGACCTCCGGGGAGATCGCCGACTTCGCGGTGAACGCCATCCTGGACGACATGACCCCGCGCGGCCCGGTGCTGGTCCTGGTCAACGGCATGGGCGCCACCCCGCTGCTGGAGCTGTTCGGCTTCAACGCCGAGGTGCAGCGGGTGCTGGCGGAGCGGGGCGTGGCCGTCGCCCGCACGCTCGTCGGCAACTACGTCACCTCGCTCGACATGGCGGGCGCCTCCGTCACCCTGTGCCAGGTCGACGAGGAACTGCTGCGGCTGTGGGACGCGCCGGTGCGGACCCCGGCACTGCGCTGGGGTATGTGA
- a CDS encoding putative protein N(5)-glutamine methyltransferase yields MAAVPASPAPLTDPSSLVAALRAAGCVFAEDEARLILATARTAGQAAAMTEARASGLPLEHVLGWAEFHGLRITVAPGVFVPRRRTEFLVDQALAQAPDARVVVDLCCGSGALGTALAVALDGAEVHAADIDPAAVRCARRNLAPHGGRAHTGDLYAALPAGLRGRIGILTANVPYVPTAEVPLLPAEARDHEPAVALDGGPDGLDVLRRVAAGAAEWLAPGGCLLSETSARQADAALAAFTAAGLTAHRAVSHEWEAHVVIGVR; encoded by the coding sequence ATGGCCGCCGTGCCCGCATCGCCCGCTCCACTCACCGACCCCTCCTCCCTCGTCGCCGCGCTGCGCGCCGCCGGCTGTGTCTTCGCCGAGGACGAGGCCCGGCTGATCCTCGCCACCGCCCGCACCGCCGGCCAGGCCGCCGCGATGACCGAGGCCCGCGCCTCCGGGCTCCCGCTCGAACACGTCCTCGGCTGGGCCGAGTTCCACGGCCTGCGCATCACCGTCGCGCCCGGCGTCTTCGTACCCCGCCGCCGCACCGAGTTCCTCGTCGACCAGGCCCTCGCCCAGGCGCCCGACGCCCGCGTGGTCGTGGACCTGTGCTGCGGCTCCGGCGCGCTCGGCACGGCCCTCGCGGTCGCGCTGGACGGCGCCGAGGTGCACGCCGCCGACATCGACCCGGCCGCCGTACGCTGCGCCCGCCGCAACCTCGCCCCCCATGGGGGCCGCGCACACACCGGCGACCTCTACGCGGCGCTCCCCGCCGGTCTGCGCGGCCGGATCGGCATCCTGACCGCCAACGTGCCCTATGTGCCCACCGCCGAGGTCCCCCTGCTCCCCGCCGAGGCCCGCGACCACGAACCCGCGGTCGCGCTCGACGGCGGCCCCGACGGACTCGACGTCCTGCGCCGGGTCGCCGCCGGAGCGGCCGAGTGGCTGGCCCCGGGCGGGTGCCTGCTGTCCGAGACCAGCGCCCGCCAGGCGGACGCCGCACTGGCGGCCTTCACCGCGGCCGGACTGACCGCACATAGGGCGGTCTCACATGAGTGGGAGGCACATGTGGTCATCGGCGTGCGGTGA
- the dhaL gene encoding dihydroxyacetone kinase subunit DhaL — protein sequence MLDADFFRRWITATAASVDREAQRLTALDSAIGDADHGSNLQRGFAAVLATLEKEAPQSPGAVLSLAGRQLISTVGGASGPLYGTLLRRAGKVLGDAPEVSEAQLAEALRAGVDGVMALGGAAPGDKTMLDALIPAVDALGEGFDAARRAAESGAVETTPMQARKGRASYLGERSIGHQDPGATSSSLLIAALVTAAEGGSDE from the coding sequence GTGCTCGACGCCGACTTCTTCCGCCGTTGGATAACGGCGACCGCCGCGTCCGTCGACCGGGAGGCGCAGCGCCTCACCGCGCTCGACTCGGCCATCGGCGACGCGGACCACGGCAGCAATCTCCAGCGTGGTTTCGCGGCCGTGCTGGCCACCCTGGAGAAGGAGGCGCCGCAGTCGCCGGGTGCCGTGCTCTCCCTCGCCGGGCGCCAGCTCATCTCCACGGTCGGCGGCGCCTCCGGCCCGCTGTACGGCACGCTGCTGCGCCGGGCCGGGAAGGTGCTCGGGGACGCGCCCGAGGTCAGCGAGGCTCAGCTGGCGGAGGCGCTGCGGGCCGGGGTGGACGGGGTCATGGCGCTCGGCGGGGCGGCGCCGGGTGACAAGACGATGCTGGACGCGCTGATCCCGGCCGTGGACGCGCTCGGCGAGGGGTTCGACGCGGCGCGCCGGGCCGCCGAGTCCGGTGCGGTGGAGACGACCCCGATGCAGGCCCGCAAGGGCCGGGCGAGCTATCTCGGGGAGCGCAGCATCGGCCATCAGGACCCCGGCGCCACCTCCTCGTCCCTGCTGATCGCCGCGCTCGTGACCGCGGCGGAAGGAGGCTCCGATGAGTGA